The sequence GGGATTACCTGGCATGTTTTTAGCAGTACCAATTACCGCATCAGTCAAACTCGTTTTTGACAGGATTGAAGCAACCAGACCTCTTGCTGAACTTCTGGCCGGAAGATTCAATCCTTCAAAATAGTTCATTTCAAATAGGTATAGCTCTTCAAACACTCTTCGTAAAAATCTACCAATCTTACTCCCTCTCGAGGTTGTATTTTTCCTCTTTGAATTTGGCGATCAATATTCTTTTTCATTACCATGGCCATATAGTCGGGATTGTATTGCATTGTAGAGAGTACTTGTTCGGAAGAATTTCCTTGAATAACTTCTTCAATATAAAAGTCAGTTGGATCGTCATCATCACAAAAAACATGAACTTCATTCAAGCGTCCAAAGAGATTATGCATATCTCCCATGACATCTTGATATGCTCCAGTTAGAAAAATACCAATATAGTATTCTTCCTTTCCCTCAATATCATGCAAGGGTACAGTCTTGCTTTTTCCATCCATAGAAATAAATTTATCTATTTTCCCATCTGAGTCGCAAGTAATGTCGACCAGGGAACAGTTTTTTGTAGGACGTTCATTCAAATAAGATATGGGGACAATTGGTAACAATTGATTAATGGCCCAAGAATCAGCAGTTGATTGAAAGACTGAAAAATTGCAAATGTACTGTGAAGACAACTCCTCGTTAAGATTTTGAAGTCCTGAGGGTACTTTTGAAATTTTATTGGTGATTTCCTTAATACTTTCAAGAAGCTCCCAATATATTGTTTCAATCTTAGCTCGTTCCTCTAACTCGATAACCCCTAATCTAAATGCACTCATACAGTCAGTTTTTATCTGAAGGGCCTCATTATATGTTACTTGAAAATTATCTGCACTAAGATCATTATATAGAGCTCGAATATTGCTTACGAGTATATGTTCTCCAGTAACTTTATTCGTGTTGAAGTGTTTGGTCTTTTTTTCGATGGAATCAATAACGTTCGTAATAACACATGAGTGATGAGCAGTTATAGATCGTCCACTTTCAGATACAATATTGGGGTGAGGAACTCCTTCTAAATCACAAACTTGTTTGAGTCCATAAACCACATCTTCAACGTATTCATTCAAATTGTAGTTTTTAGATGAGTCACTTACCGATTTAGAGCCGTCATAATCAATGGCAAGTCCACCTCCAATATCAAAATAATCTATGGGTACACCCATTTTACGTAGTTTTGCATATATTCTGGCAGATTCTGAAACGGCCTCAGAAATAGTTTTAATATCAATTACCTGGCTACCAATATGAAAGTGGATCAATTTAATAATACTAAGCTTTTCTTTATCTTTGAGTTCTTTTACAAGTTCTATGATTTCAGGGATCGTTAGGCCAAACTTTGCATTGTCCCCTCCGGAATCTGCCCATTTGCCGATTCCACGGACTGAAATTTTGGCCCTAATTCCAATCATGGGCTTTATCTTCATTTCTTTTGCGACTTCAAGTAAAGCTCTGAGTTCAGAAAATTTTTCAATAACAAAAATGACTTTTCTTCCAAGTTTGCTACCTAAAAGTCCTAATCTAAAAAAATCTTTATCTTTATACCCATTGAGAATAGTCAGTGAGTTTGTATTTGTGTTGTAGGCCAGTGCTGATAAGATTTCAGGTTTAGATCCTGCTTCTAATCCGTAATCGTAATTTGAACCTGCATCGACAATTTCTTCCACGACTTCACGCATTTGGTTGACTTTAACGGGATAAACTCCGAAATATCTTCCCTCATATTTAGACTCTTCAATTACGTTTCTAAAAGTTCTATTAAGTTTTTTAATTTGAGATCGAAGAATATCATGAAATCTAATAACTGCAGGAAACTGGATTCCTTCGGATTTAATTTCTTTAATGACTTCATCAATATCAATATTGACTGTATGATCGCCTTCCACAGGTAATACGGCCATATTTCCTTTTTCATTGACTGTAAAATACCCTTCGGCCCATTTTTCAATACAATAAGTTTGAATTGCTTCTTCTATGCTCCACTGTTTACTCATTGTCACCTCTGTCTAAAACTAAAAGAAGTTCGCGAACTACTTTTGCTGCAAAAACATCGCTATTACCTGTACTATCAATTTGAGGAGATAGCTCCACCACATCACAACCTACAAAATTCTTATTCTTTAATATTTTTACAAGACTGATAAAAGAATGAAAATCTTCTCCTCCTGGTTCAGGGGTCCCTGTGCCTGGTAAAAATGAAGGATCAAAATAATCTAAATCCAAAGTGAGATAGATTGGTCTATCATTCGAAATTTTTTGTACTTTTTCTAAAAATTCTTTTCTAGAATGACACTGTGTTTTATTTTCCTTCATCCAGTCAAACTCTTCCTTCGTCCCTGAGCGGATACCGTATTGTATAAGTTTATGGTTATCTCCAAAATGATCCAAAGCTCTTTTTATTATGGAAGCATGTGAAAAATGATGCCCTAAATACCCATCTCGTAAATCTGCATGAGCATCTAGGTGTAATAAAACTAAATCCTCATAGGCCATCAAATACTGAGTAATAGGAGCGTAGCTTATAGAGTGCTCTCCTCCAAGTGTCATTACTTTCAGTCCATTTTTTATTAATGATGGAGTAAAGTTTTCAATAAAGAAATCTGTTCCGCTTTGCCATACTTCATCTACATCATCTGTCTGATTTAAGGGAAGATTTCCAAGATCGTAAAACTCTATATCTTGAAGATCTTTATCGAGATAAGGTGAATAAGTTTCAATTCCATCTGAAATTTTTCTTAAAGCATTTGGCCCATCAACTGTACCTTTTCTGAAGCAGGCCGTTCCGTCAAATTCAAATCCGACCATATTTATTTTGCTTGGCACAACGGATGTTGAGTATTTCGAACAATCATAAAAAACTTCACTTTTATGAAACATCATAAACTCCTAAAACATTGATTTAAGAGTTATGGTCATATTCTTTTTATTGCTTATGGTCAATAAGAATCAGTGGATACGGCACTCTTTTTAAGGTCAGTGTTTTGGGGGGAAGAGGGCCGTATCCACTTAAAGTGAGAGAATGACCTGCAAAAAAGTTTGGAGGGCCTTTTTACGGTATGGACGCAGGCCATTCTCTCTTTACTAAAACAAAAACACCAACAAGGAGAATATCTTTTTAAAAATGGTTTAGTCCGTAAACAATTCATTCGAAGGATTAAACCAGTGAGGACTCTTTCCACGCAACCTCCTTTAAAAAGTTTTTTAGGTCTCGTCCTCACAAGATTGATAATGCCTTTTTTGAATGCAAAGTTTGTCATGCGTGTGTTAAATAGATGTCAAAACCCATTGAAATTATGTCAAAATTTATTAAATTTTGCTTTAAAAGGATGAACATGGATAAAAAAATACTTCTCACCGCAGCATTATTAGGAATCTCAACATCAAATGATGTACTGGCCATGGGGGATATGACTGGAATGGAAAAATGCAAAGGTGTTTCACCAATGGCGGCCAATTCTTGTGGGGCAAATTCTCATGCTTGTGCTGGTTTTGCTAAGCAGCAGTTTGAAAAAAATGAATGGATAAAAGTAAAAGAAGGGACATGTGACAAAATAAAAAAAGCACTGGAGGATGAGGATTTAAAAAACTATATCAAGCAAATTGCTGAAAATGCAAACATGTATAAACGCTTTTAAATCTTTTGTGAGATAAACACATGCCAAATCATTTAGACGTTGAAAAAGAGCGCTTAACAGTTTTTGAATTTTTTTTTAAGTACTACTCTTTTTTTGCATTAATTTTAAGTCTTCTTTTTCTCGTTTTATTTAATGATCTTGTATTTATTATTTCAAAAGAAAATTTTCTGACCTATTTTTCTCTTTTTGTTTTAGCTTGGGTGCTATGTGATTTTTCAATAACTCTTTTTGCAAATCAAAAAAGTATACATGGCCTACTTTTGAAAAGAGACGATTTAAAAATGCGTTCACTTCATATTAAGTTGCCTTATCTCGAAGGTATATTTTTAACTAACTATAAGCATTTCTTAGAGTCTCATGGAAAATCATCTTTTATAACAAAGCTTATCGTTTCTCTTATTTTTTACATTTTATATTTTTTTCTTTTTTATTTTATCCTTATCAATTTCATTGATTTTTTTAAATATCTTCTCCCTCTTATTGTTGCATTTTTTGGGCCTAGAATTGGTGCTTTTTTGGCCTCAAAAAGGATTTCAAGATCTATAGAGCTGAATCTTTTTGTCGATGAGATTTATCTTAAATATAATCTGCTCACTATTGGTGACTTATATATACTCACTCTAAAAAATGAATGACATCATTTTACCTTAGGTAGCTCTCTCCACGAAGTTGTGTAGCGTGGAGATTTATGCTCCCTTAGCATTTTCCATGCATTATTATCTACACCACACGAAGCAGAACGAATCATTTGAGGGCCTTCTCTTAAATTGACTTGGTCTATTGTTTTCATTAACTGTTCACTCAGAAGACTATCGGCCTGCTCAAAAAGGCTGATTTGGTTTTCGTCTTCTTCGATGATGTCACATAAACGTACACCGGCCTTCTTGTACTCAAAACCTGAACGATAGTTAGTCTCTACGAGTTGTATGGCCTTTTCTATGAGCTTTCTAGTATCTAAAGTTGCAGTTAAAAATTGATATGTATCATAAGCGTAGTATTGCTCATTGTCTTTAAAGGGAGATGTTCTAAAAAACACATCAATCCTCCTACACACAGATCCTTGTTTTCTTAATTTTTCAGCAGCAGAGCTCACATAGTTTGCAACTGACTCCTTAAGGGCACTTAAATCGAACACCCCCTGCCCAAAAGAGCGAGAGCACATAATTTCTTTTTTTTTCTCAATTTCAATCTCAATAGGAAAGCAACTGATGCCGGCCAACTCTTGTTTTGTTTGAAGGCCAACTTTTGTAAGAATCTTCTTAATATACGTCTCATTTTTATAATCACGAAATTGCTTGGCGTTTTTTATTCCTAAAGATTCTAGTTTTTTAGCATTTGCTCTTCCAATCCCCCAAATATCACTCACCCCCACTCTCTCAAGAGCAATATCTTGAAGTCTTTTCTCGTTGAGAACAACAACTCCTTTGGCCTTATCACTTCTTTTACCTATGAAATTTGCAATTTTTGCCATTGTTTTTGTAGGAGCAATTCCTACACTAACGGGTATTCCTACTTCCTTTTCAATGGTTTCTTTAATATGTCTTCCGTAATCGGCCAACTCGTTTTCACGTATTCCTTCTAAGCAAAGAAATGCCTCATCAACGGAATAAATTTGCAGGGTTGGAGTCAGAGTGGCCAAGGTTCTCATCACCCTATCAGAAACATTCGTATAAAGGGAAAAGTTGGAGGAAAAAACGGCAACTCCTTTTTCTTTGCAAAGATCACGAATTTTAAAATAGGGATCTCCCATTTTAATTCCCAAACGTTTGGCCTCATTAGTTCGAGCGATGGCACAACCATCATTATTGCTTAGTACTATTACTGGTACATTTTTAAGATCTGGGCGAAACAAACGCTCACAGCTGCAAAAAAATGAATTACAATCAACGAGAGCAATCATTTGAAGTGTCTGGCCACGCCGACGACAACGCCAAAAATTTCAAGTTCTCCATCGGCGATAATGATGGGTCTAGTCGTTGTATTATCTGAATGTAAGACAACGTGATCTCCTCGATGAAAAAATCGTTTACAGATCATGCTACCTTCAAAGTGTGCGATAACGATTTGGTTATTACAGGGGCGAATTGAGCGATCCACAATTAGCACATCTTTAGGCATAATGAGAGGTAACATAGAGTCCCCTTCTGCTTCAAAAAAATAGGTGGACGCCTTATTTTTCACAAAGCGCTCATCGAGGGAGAGATAATTTTCAAGATGGTCTTCACTAATCCCAAATAGGCCACATGCCGCTCTGGCAGTATGTTTCAATTTAACTACATGCATAAAGAAAAGTATACCATACGTATTACTTACGTAAAAGACGCAGCAAGGATTGCCGTGTATTTGGTGTTCATCCTAGGAGGTTACTGTATTAACGCATCAAGTCTTTCTTAATTTAAATTGTTCTCTCCCATGACTCATCACTTTGTTATATCTTCGTACTGAACGTACTTATGGCCTTGAGACTCACACAACTGCTTTCTTGTGACCTTACCACTTTTAACAGCATCTCCACAATTTGTTGTATACATTGATTTACAAATCTTTTGATCAAGTGAGTCTTCCCAATCCTTAATCATCATTCGAACGTCACCAGAACATTTGTCAACAGAACAGGTATTAAGTTTTTTGTTCACATAAATCATACATTACGGAAAAAATGAAAAAGCAGACGTTGAAAAAATTAAAAATATTAAAGTTAAAATCTTCATATAACTCCCTTTTTGCGAAAAAGAACATAAATGATAATTATACCCAATCTGATTTAAATATCTCATTATTTTATTATATCTTCGTACTGAACGTACTTATGGCCTTGAGACTCACATAACTGCTTTCTTGTGACCTTACCTTTTTTAACAGCAATTTCACAATACGTTGAATACATCGATTTACAAATCTTTTGATCAAGTTCGTCTTCCCAATCCTTAATCATCTCTCGAACGTCACCAGAACATTTGTCAACAGTACAGGTATTAAGTTTTTTGTTCACATAAATCATACATTGTGGAAAACGTGAAAAAGCAGACGTAGAAAAAATTAAAAATATTAAAGTTAAAATCTTCATATAACTTCCTTTCCGCAAAAATGATATCAAGAATCTTCATCTAAGGAAAATATAATTTTCTTGCTTCGAACAGAATGAGAACAAAGATTTTTGTCATAATATCTATAATTATTCTGACATGGATTATACTCCTCTCTGGCCCATTGTTCATCTTGATAAATGTTTCTGATAAAATATGTTTTGGCCGGCATGAATTCGGGAATATGAAGATATTTAAAACTAAGCATTTCAAGAGATTCTTCTCGATTCCATCCCATATATTCTTGAACATAAATGGCCGTGGCCTCTCCTGTTCGATCTACCCCTGCTCGACAATGCACTAAAATAGGTCTTGGTGCGTTTTTATAGGCATCAAGAAGTTTAATAAGATCTTCTTTGTGCGGTAATCTTTTAGCACTCATCTTTATGTTAATGAGTTCGGCATCATAAAGTTTTGCAGTCAGTTTTTCTGTTTCAAACCAAACTTCTCCGGGAGCTTCTCCTCTCAAATTAATAATTGTTTTAATTCCATATCTGGAGATGGCCTTCTCAAATTCTTCTCCTGTAAGTTGTGCTGAACGATAAAAATTTCCAGGATCAATTTCATGAAAATTTTTGGGTAAATGACATCCACAAAAGAGGAAACAAATAAGTATCATCAAGTTTGAGTGCATAATTCATTCCTTTGAAAATAGTGTAAATATCTATCGGCAAATAGAATAAAATTTTTCGTATTAGAATTGTGTGAGAAAATAGTTAGACATATTTTATGATTGAGTAATCGTCTCAAGCAAATAGAATAAAATACAAATTGGTTTCTTTCTTGTCCATAGGTATAATATATTATGTGTTTTTCAATTGAAGTAGACAGAAATATTAAACGTCTTTCAGGCCAATTTGAAGCAACAGCTGATGCTCAAGCATTTGCAGATTTTTTAAGTTTTGAAAAACAATATCCAAAAATCTTTAAACGTCCGCAGAAAGATAATAGACTTTATCCAAACTATTCAACACCTATTCTTCTAAATTTAAAAAATCAATTAACGTTACGTCCTTTTCGTTATCGCATACGACCCAATGGAAGTCCTAAGGAAATTCCCTCAAAGTATAATTTGTTCAATGCTAGGTTAGATTCACTAGAGAGTAGAAAAACGTGGAAGGGAATTTTCATGCGTAATCATTGTTTAGTTCCATATTTAAGTTTTTATGAATGGGTTGAAGATAATGGAAAAAAACGGCTTATTCATTTTTTTTCTAAAGATGATAAATATCTAATGGCCCCGGGGTTATATGACAGATGGATTTCTCCTGACAAAAGTTATTATATCGACTCCTTTGCAATTATTACAACAAATCCTCCCACAGAGATCGAGCAGGCAGGGCACGACCGATGCCCGATATTTATTAAAGAAGAATATTATAATGAATGGCTTAATCCTAAGATGTTAAAAAAGAAAGATGCATTTGAAATTCTCAAGGATATTAAAAAAACTCACTATTCTCACGAATGGGCCTAAAAAGATTTATCTCCATCCTTGTTTTACAACAAAGGATGGAGAAGATTAGTCTGTTAAATAGAATCTAAGATTTCTTGTTTGAACTCATCAAGAAAAATTCCTAAACAGGCCAATTTCCCTTGGTCAATTAAACAAGTCTGATCAACTTCTTCCAAGACTTCTTGTATAAGATTGCTACCGGCAACTCCTTTGTACAGGCCTTCCATTCTAACAGATTTTACGTCTGGATTGTCTGTTGAAATATTACAAGTGTAGGCGTCAACACTTCCTAGGTCACAAACGATTGTATAAGTAAAACCTTGTTCGATATAAGATTGCATATAAGAATTGTCATCAACTTTCACGATATTTAAATTGACATCTTCAGTGCTAAATTCAGATACAAAACCAAAAGGATAAAAATTGGTTACAGTTTGAAATCGAGGAGGAAGACCTTGAATTTCTTGTTTAACAGCGGCTTTCTCCAAAGTATAAGTGTTTCCCTTGTGAGTTTTAATAGTAATAAACTCTGATTCGGACACGGAACTCACATTCATAGAATCCACAACTAAATTTACAGATGTGAGTTCAGAGTAAATTCCTTTATCTGCCATGGCCTTTTTCATAATTGCGTTCATACGCCCAAGAAATTCTTGTTGAATGGTATTAGCAAAAAGTGGTGATACTGTGACTAATGAAAATAAAACTCCGGTAAAAAATTTTTTCATATGACCTCCAAGTCAGTTTCAAGCGAGCAACCTTACTCGATAGAGAGAAGGAACAATGAATCATAGAAAAGTAAAATGGTCTGGTAAAGAAAAAATATTGATATTATCATATTTGAAATATGTTGCATTGAAACATTTTGGTCTCCCCAAAGAGGAGACCGACTATTTAATTAGATCTTAGGTGACGCGTTAAGGATTTCAGAGGAACATCCGGCCTCAAATAATTTGAAGTTTTCAACAAATAAGGAAGCGAGTTGCTTCTTTTTGTCTTCAAAAGCTTTTTGATCTTTCCAAGTATTTTTAGGAATGAGGATTTCAGAAGGAACATTGTCAACTTCAGTCGGTATTTCAAAACCAAAAGTCTCATCAACGACAAAATTTGCATTTTTAAGTTTATGATTGTTAATGGAGTCAATAATAGAACGAGTATGCTTAAGAGACATTCTCTTACCTTCACCGTAAGCTCCACCAGTCCAACCAGTGTTAACAAGCCAAACATCAGTGTTAAATTTTTTCATTTTATCAGCAAGAAGCTCAGCATACTTACTTGGATGCCAAACCATAAATGCTGCACCAAAGCAAGCTGAGAAAGTAGCTTCAGGCTCAGTAACACCCATTTCTGTACCTGCAACTTTTGCGGTATACCCTGAGATAAAATGATACATTGCTTGTTGAGGAGAAAGTTTACTTACTGGAGGTAAAACCCCAAAAGCGTCACATGTGAGAAAGACGATATTTTTAGGATGTCCACCAAGGCAAGGTATTTTAATATTTGGAATATACTCTATTGGGTAAGAAGCACGAGTATTTTCAGTTATTTTACTACTTGTATAATCTACTTCTCTTGTTGATTCGTTGAAGACAACATTTTCAAGAACCGTTCCAAATTTTATAGCATTAAAAATTTCAGGTTCTTTTTCAGCAGAGAGATCAATACATTTGGCGTAACATCCGCCTTCAATATTAAAGACACCTTCATTTGTCCAGCAATGCTCGTCATCTCCAATCAAACGTCTTTTTGGATCAGCTGAAAGGGTTGTCTTTCCTGTTCCTGATAGTCCAAAAAAGATAGTAACATCATCGGACTCATCAACGTTAGCAGAACAATGCATTGAAAGGACATCATTTTTTGGCATGATATAATTCATGATGGTAAAGACACCCTTTTTCATCTCACCAGCGTAGAGAGTTCCAAGAATTACAAATTCTTTTCTATCAAAGTTAAGACTTACTGAGGTGGAAGAGGTCATTTCAGGAGTAAATTTATTGGCCGGAAAGGCCCCTGCATTGTAGATGGTATAATCTGGTTCACCAAAAGTTTTAAGTTCTTCTTGAGTTGGGCGAATAAGCATATTATGCATAAACAGTGCATGATACGCTCGATGGGTTACAACTCTCACTTTGATTTTGTATTTTTCATCCCAGCCAGCGTACCCATCAACGACATAGATTCTCTTTCTACTATTAAGATAATCTATGGCCCTTTCACGATTAATCATGAAAGTATTTTCGCTTAATTCCATATTTATATCGCCCCACCAAATATCCTCTTTGGTTGAATCTTGAACGACAATTCTTTTATCTTTGGGACTTCTTCCTGTTTTTTCACCAGAACTTACAATAAGTGCACCAGTACTTGAAATGGCAGAGCCTTTTTCAAATGTGAGAGCTTCTTCATAAAGCTGAGCAGGATGTAAATTTCTAAATATATTATCGGCCTTGATACCAACAGAACTAAGATCAATAGTTTCCATAAAAAATCTCCTCAAAACAAATTTCAGCAAATTTATAGTATTAATACTGAAGTGAGAACCTTAAAAAATGATTAATTGCCAAAAAAGCTCTAGTTCTTTGCGCTGCGATACATCCCAAGGAAAATGAATAATATGACTACGACAAAAACAGTTATATGAATACCCTCTATTGCAAAAGTTGACATAATAGTTTCACTATTTCTAATTGACTCTAAAACAGCATTTTCTGCAACAATAGACGTTGGATAAACTTGATTTCCCATATTTACCTCGAAGAATTTTTTAACTAAACAACCTTATAACACGAAGCTTAGTGATTTGTGCTATTTTTTTAGTAACTTTATGTGGTAATTTCTGCCCAAAAATTCAATGTCTCTCCTCTAATGACGATAAGTTCTTATAATGTCAAAGGAAAGAAATGAAAGCACTATTTATCAGTCAGCAAAAAGATAAGTGGGAGCTATTTACAAACTTATTTAACGCACACTTTAGTAAAATTGTGCTCCGTCCTGCTTCAGCAATACCTGAACTTGTTGAGTCTCTCAGTACAGAAAGTGACATTGGGCCAATTATTATCGATACGTATATTGAAATAGACATACTCGACTTTATGGTTGCCATCAACGACTTAGTGGGTGAGAGGCCGGTCATATTTTTTGGAAGCCATTCAAAGTTAAAACAAAAAGTAACTGATGAATTATTTAATTCACACCAAGACAACGCTTTCATTTATGATCCAATTAACAAACAGCAATTTATAGACGCTATAACTCCTTCAGTTGATTGGAAAACTCAAGAAAATTTTGAAGATTCACTAGTTGAACTTAGCTTAGATGATTTTCTTCCAATGAAGATTAAAAATTTTTATTATTTTGATAGTTTTCCTTATGATGTTTACTTACAAATTACACCTAAAAAATTTGTAAAGCTTATAGCAAAAGATACAAAATATAGTCACTCAATGGTTCAAAGTTATGTGAAAAAAAAGGTGAAATACTTTCATGTTGCCAAAGAAGACCAACTTCAATTCTTAGAAGAGACAATCCTTTCACTTTCTCGATCTCTTAAAAATAAAAATGTTCCCTTAAAAAATACGATTAATACTCAAATTTTTTCTGCCTCAATTATACATCAATATGTGCGAATTGTAGGAATCAGTGAAACGCTTCGAATGTTTGTTAATATTCTTATGGATTCAACGTTTCATGTTTTTAAAAAAACTCAGGAGCTCACTAGTATATTGAAAGAATTCGAAACTAATGAAGATACTGTAGGTTTTGGAACACTGGCAATTATGACTGCTTATGTGAGTGATGTTATGTTACATAAAATGGGTTGGAATAGTTCTTTAACAAGAAAAAAAGTAATGCTTGCTTCCTTGTTATTAGATTCAACTCTCACGAATGATGATTTATTATATATAGACGATCAGAATTCAAAAGAATTTGAACAACTCGATGAAGAAGATCAGCAAGCTCTCCTAAATCACCCCAAAGCAGCTGGAATAATTGCAACACAGTTTACAAAATTTCCAGACACAGATTTTCTGATAATCCACCATCACGAATCACCTGATGGGAAAGGCTATCCCTACGGATTGTTGCCTCACAAGGCAACTGAGATTAATTGTGTCATGATTGTCGCCTATCAGTTTTCTTTAAGAATTTTAAAAAAAGGCTATACACTAACTAACGCCATGCTGGTTTTAAAAGAACTCAATGAAACTCACAATTTTTCAAATTACAAAAACCCTTATAAAGCGCTAGAACTTATTTTTAAGCAAAAACTATAGTTTTTTTTAAAAATTAGACTTTTAGATGAATAAGTTGATCTATAATTTTTTTATAGGTACTATTCGAAAATTTCTCTTTAAGTTCTTTAATAACTTCTTCTACATTGAAGTTGTATTCTTCTCGAGGGTCCATGCTTTTTAACAAGTATTCAACGCAGGCCTCAGCAATTATAATCACTTTCGCTAGAGGAGTTATATCATCTCGATAATGAACGGCAATACCTTTTCCATCGGTCATCCCATGATGTTGGAAAACAATAACATCTGCCCCCATAGGACATCCTTTGAGTTCTCGAACAATATTTCCGGCCATAGAAGCATGATTTAGAACAATTTCTTTTTCGCGGTCAGTAACACCTTCTAAAAACAAATAATCATATTCATTTTTTATCATTGGGAATTTCATGGAAAGTGGTACTAAAAATATATCATGAAAGAATAAAACAAAGGCAACTTTATCTTTTTGGGCCTGATTTCCCCAACTAACTTTATCTAAAAGAGTGTGTGCCACATGGGTTGCTAGAATTGTATGCATGTACACAAAACTCGTTTTATTTTCTAGGAGCTCTGTTAAAAGTGCTCCAATCTTAGGCATATCTTTTATGGCACTATT is a genomic window of Halobacteriovoraceae bacterium containing:
- the speA gene encoding biosynthetic arginine decarboxylase; translation: MSKQWSIEEAIQTYCIEKWAEGYFTVNEKGNMAVLPVEGDHTVNIDIDEVIKEIKSEGIQFPAVIRFHDILRSQIKKLNRTFRNVIEESKYEGRYFGVYPVKVNQMREVVEEIVDAGSNYDYGLEAGSKPEILSALAYNTNTNSLTILNGYKDKDFFRLGLLGSKLGRKVIFVIEKFSELRALLEVAKEMKIKPMIGIRAKISVRGIGKWADSGGDNAKFGLTIPEIIELVKELKDKEKLSIIKLIHFHIGSQVIDIKTISEAVSESARIYAKLRKMGVPIDYFDIGGGLAIDYDGSKSVSDSSKNYNLNEYVEDVVYGLKQVCDLEGVPHPNIVSESGRSITAHHSCVITNVIDSIEKKTKHFNTNKVTGEHILVSNIRALYNDLSADNFQVTYNEALQIKTDCMSAFRLGVIELEERAKIETIYWELLESIKEITNKISKVPSGLQNLNEELSSQYICNFSVFQSTADSWAINQLLPIVPISYLNERPTKNCSLVDITCDSDGKIDKFISMDGKSKTVPLHDIEGKEEYYIGIFLTGAYQDVMGDMHNLFGRLNEVHVFCDDDDPTDFYIEEVIQGNSSEQVLSTMQYNPDYMAMVMKKNIDRQIQRGKIQPREGVRLVDFYEECLKSYTYLK
- the speB gene encoding agmatinase — protein: MMFHKSEVFYDCSKYSTSVVPSKINMVGFEFDGTACFRKGTVDGPNALRKISDGIETYSPYLDKDLQDIEFYDLGNLPLNQTDDVDEVWQSGTDFFIENFTPSLIKNGLKVMTLGGEHSISYAPITQYLMAYEDLVLLHLDAHADLRDGYLGHHFSHASIIKRALDHFGDNHKLIQYGIRSGTKEEFDWMKENKTQCHSRKEFLEKVQKISNDRPIYLTLDLDYFDPSFLPGTGTPEPGGEDFHSFISLVKILKNKNFVGCDVVELSPQIDSTGNSDVFAAKVVRELLLVLDRGDNE
- a CDS encoding DUF2282 domain-containing protein; the encoded protein is MDKKILLTAALLGISTSNDVLAMGDMTGMEKCKGVSPMAANSCGANSHACAGFAKQQFEKNEWIKVKEGTCDKIKKALEDEDLKNYIKQIAENANMYKRF
- a CDS encoding Y-family DNA polymerase, which codes for MIALVDCNSFFCSCERLFRPDLKNVPVIVLSNNDGCAIARTNEAKRLGIKMGDPYFKIRDLCKEKGVAVFSSNFSLYTNVSDRVMRTLATLTPTLQIYSVDEAFLCLEGIRENELADYGRHIKETIEKEVGIPVSVGIAPTKTMAKIANFIGKRSDKAKGVVVLNEKRLQDIALERVGVSDIWGIGRANAKKLESLGIKNAKQFRDYKNETYIKKILTKVGLQTKQELAGISCFPIEIEIEKKKEIMCSRSFGQGVFDLSALKESVANYVSSAAEKLRKQGSVCRRIDVFFRTSPFKDNEQYYAYDTYQFLTATLDTRKLIEKAIQLVETNYRSGFEYKKAGVRLCDIIEEDENQISLFEQADSLLSEQLMKTIDQVNLREGPQMIRSASCGVDNNAWKMLREHKSPRYTTSWRELPKVK
- a CDS encoding S24 family peptidase, with protein sequence MHVVKLKHTARAACGLFGISEDHLENYLSLDERFVKNKASTYFFEAEGDSMLPLIMPKDVLIVDRSIRPCNNQIVIAHFEGSMICKRFFHRGDHVVLHSDNTTTRPIIIADGELEIFGVVVGVARHFK
- a CDS encoding tyrosine-protein phosphatase, with protein sequence MHSNLMILICFLFCGCHLPKNFHEIDPGNFYRSAQLTGEEFEKAISRYGIKTIINLRGEAPGEVWFETEKLTAKLYDAELINIKMSAKRLPHKEDLIKLLDAYKNAPRPILVHCRAGVDRTGEATAIYVQEYMGWNREESLEMLSFKYLHIPEFMPAKTYFIRNIYQDEQWAREEYNPCQNNYRYYDKNLCSHSVRSKKIIFSLDEDS
- a CDS encoding SOS response-associated peptidase family protein, which gives rise to MCFSIEVDRNIKRLSGQFEATADAQAFADFLSFEKQYPKIFKRPQKDNRLYPNYSTPILLNLKNQLTLRPFRYRIRPNGSPKEIPSKYNLFNARLDSLESRKTWKGIFMRNHCLVPYLSFYEWVEDNGKKRLIHFFSKDDKYLMAPGLYDRWISPDKSYYIDSFAIITTNPPTEIEQAGHDRCPIFIKEEYYNEWLNPKMLKKKDAFEILKDIKKTHYSHEWA
- the pckA gene encoding phosphoenolpyruvate carboxykinase (ATP), whose translation is METIDLSSVGIKADNIFRNLHPAQLYEEALTFEKGSAISSTGALIVSSGEKTGRSPKDKRIVVQDSTKEDIWWGDINMELSENTFMINRERAIDYLNSRKRIYVVDGYAGWDEKYKIKVRVVTHRAYHALFMHNMLIRPTQEELKTFGEPDYTIYNAGAFPANKFTPEMTSSTSVSLNFDRKEFVILGTLYAGEMKKGVFTIMNYIMPKNDVLSMHCSANVDESDDVTIFFGLSGTGKTTLSADPKRRLIGDDEHCWTNEGVFNIEGGCYAKCIDLSAEKEPEIFNAIKFGTVLENVVFNESTREVDYTSSKITENTRASYPIEYIPNIKIPCLGGHPKNIVFLTCDAFGVLPPVSKLSPQQAMYHFISGYTAKVAGTEMGVTEPEATFSACFGAAFMVWHPSKYAELLADKMKKFNTDVWLVNTGWTGGAYGEGKRMSLKHTRSIIDSINNHKLKNANFVVDETFGFEIPTEVDNVPSEILIPKNTWKDQKAFEDKKKQLASLFVENFKLFEAGCSSEILNASPKI